A stretch of DNA from Juglans microcarpa x Juglans regia isolate MS1-56 chromosome 5D, Jm3101_v1.0, whole genome shotgun sequence:
AGAAGCGGATTTCCAATATACCTTGTTCAACACTGGCATTATATTTTTCTGTAACTGGGTTAACAACCTCATAGGCTGCAGCTGTTACATTGAAATCCTGCTCCACTAATTTTTCCTGAAACATAGTAGCCTATTTAAAACCTTTTTAGCAAATTCACAAAAAGCATGGGCACCCAAGAACCCATTGGCACATGTAGAAGGACTCATGCAATGATATGGGTAAAAAGGGTTAACCAGCTATTTAAAAGGAAACAGTAAAAACTCAAGAGAGCATCCTAGTACGTCAATTTCTAGAGAACTGAAGTATGATCAGTTATATTAGTACAACTTTAACTATACGCAAAAGGGAGTATGAAGGTTCACGTACCCAGACAAATTTAGTAAGCATATATTGTATGATTGTGATGACTTACCTGAATGTGTATATCAAATATGCGCCTCCCAAGGCTGTCATATGTTTTGTCATTCGTAAATTGTATCTCCACAAAGTGTAGGCTCACAGTGTAACTTCCATTTTGTAAACAATATTGATAGTAAGTAAGAGATAGAGGAGAAAGGCGAGCATCAGAATACAATGCAGAGATGTTTGGTGAAGtcaaactttcaacataatgaGTGTTTTGAAAATCATTGTCATCCATGAAGTCTCACGTGCTACTTAGTCCCCAGTGACCATTCTCACTAGAAAAGAATGTTGCAGCACCACCATCAGCATTTGCATCTCCTTGATAGACAATGTCTCCTTCTTTAACATCATCTCCACCACAATTTATGTATAAAGAATGCGAATCTGCCCCATTCGATATGCAGTAAAAGGAATCAAATAAAGAAGCTTAAGATTCTATGAAGATAGTGCAGAAGTAAATAGGCcacaacaagaacaaaaaaatacacacgCATATGCAAATGTACACACTCAATTTCACATCATTGATTAGAATCATCACATCGAATTGCATGAATGGCTagcaataaattttaaaacaaaacctgcTTAATTATTGAAGCTTTGTTGTTTTAGGGGATAAcacactaaaaaatatatattgaaatccAGATCTGATGCTTTCAttgttcaatttcttttttttttattggcacccgatgtccaagaacaaagtctCAACTATTCCCAGGAGTGCATAGGCtttcggcaaggagtttcccacaagtacACCTccggtaattcaaggggaaattcCCCCAGttcgatggcccctagaaattgtttgcacccaagaggattcaaaccttGGACCTGGAGAGAGTATACTACCAAAatcaaggcctttaccacttgagccaaccacAAGGGGTTGCTTTCAATGTTCAATTTCCAAGAATCAAAATCTCATTCCAAGTAAGCTACATAGCAAaccagaaaataaaattatgcatCATTGAGTCGAGTGTCTTCTTTTCTTGGTCATGAACAATAAAAGTTTAAAGATCTAagagtttttgtttcttttccctAGGAAATCTTGGAAACTAATTATAGAATACTAACTTTCAAGCTAAAGTCCATATGATACATAACATTCTCAAGAACCAAATGGAAGTAACATAAATATCTTACAATTATAGTCCATGCACTTAACTCAAGCCCTCTCCGCATGTCACTAAATTTCCTGTCAATTAAATTACTACTTTATGGGATAACAGATTAAAGCAGTTAAAGATGACTACATTCCAAGATTTCCTGATTCTTGaagaaatccaagaaacaattGTGAGCCATACTTATATTTTGAAGCAATATAACATAGTAAGTGTTAGTTTCTTTTTGTGTTGGCCAAATTCGGTGTTCAAAACAATGGATAAGATTTTCTCTAATTTGTTGGGATCAAGTTTTAGAGAGTGGGTAATCTTATCACAATAGACAAGATTATCACTAATTTGTTGGGATTAAGCTTTAGAGAGTGAGTAATCTCATCTATagtgtgttatatttttaattgggtTTGGCATTTGAATAGTGGTTCAGATAAAATCcgtaataagttatttttttagtagaatTTCAAGTTGGGATGTTTGATAAGGTTATCAGAAGATTTGAATGAGAGACAACATCCTGTCGACAACCTGTCCTTACAGCTggaattgaaaattaaaaaatgagttattTCAGCCCAATGACTCTTTAAAGGAGCACGAAATTCACTTCCAAACTACCCAATCCGATATTGATCAACCATAAGTGTGTGCCGAGAGGAAATACACATAGAGGAGTCTTTCTCCTATTTTCTCAAAAGATACAGCCTCTTGGAGTTCTTAAAGACTAAAATGAAGATTCAAAGATTTTGACGAGTGATCTGCCACTGGAGGTTCCAGGAGAAGAAGTGAAGTTTGAAGATTGTCAGAGGTTTTGGCTACTACTGCGGTAGGGTCAAAACAAGTGGCTTGTTTTGCTTTATCATTCATATTTATATCTCTGTTCAATATTGTTATTTGATGCATTTGGGctaatttgaaatttaataaacaTTGTTAAACTTGGGATTAATTAAAAGAACAAAGAATTGTGAcatacacctattcacccccttCAAGGTGTAATCTTGTAATTTCAGTAAGACTGAGAAAGCACACTTACATTGACTACACTTGAAATCCTTCATGCACGGACGAAATTCCCTTCTGGTTTAACAAGTGAAGAACGGAAGGATTAGCACTACCTAGACATCATTCAACATAATACtgctaaatataaaaaacaatcatGGAGAAAAATATAGCTACTGTCAGGTGGCCAAGCTAAAGAAGAAAGTAAGTATACTGGCTGGCTTTACGTGGTGAATGCACAAgattgtttcttttctttttttctatttctcatttttaagcaaccccaccccccccccccccccccaaaaaaaaaaaaaaaatcttttgggcAGGGGGTTGACTCcagaatacatattataaaaatagaaaacaaggTATGATAAGGAATAAGCACCATATCATCAAACTTCTTAGTTTAAGTAACTTACAAGCCATTTTCCTTTGGAGAACTTTGGAACAAGTTTAAGTTCAGATCTCtgttaaagaaaataagagtGAATAACTATTATTACATACTTTCTGTATAAAACATgaaagtaaatagataattatatCAACAAAGAAGGAATCATTTCACTATACTTGGTTTTACAAGCAGGCTGCTCTTCACTTTGCCATGTAAAGTTATTGTACGAGAGATCCCTGCATTCCCAAACAAGAGAAAGATGAACTTCATCttcttaaataaaacattttgatTCATAAAGAATGTCAATTcttaatttgtgagttttgagTGTCCCtacaaaaatttctttattgtcattcaaagttttatttcatttgtttctAAAATTTAACATTAGAAGTTTTCTTAATAGGGCATGACACATGTATCTCTAAAATCATGAATGTATTCATACAAGTTCCTACCCGGCAACCCTACATGGAGACTGCATTCAAACTGGGAACTGATTTCTTACTTAATAGTAGCTAGTAAAGTTTGTAGAGTTCCAATATCAATCAACTGTCCTTACACTTCTATATatctacaaaaataacataTCTCAAGCCTCATTTTCGGTGAAAGTTGACAAATCAAGAGATAGAGAGAACAACCAGTCAACAACTGTATATTACAGGGGTAAAAAAACATCTATTCTCAACTAATAGAAGACTAAAAAGATTGGGCATCCAAGATGAGAAACATACACGTTAGTTCCTTTCTTCAAGATTGACTCTGGAACATCTCCACTCAGCGAGTTGCCACTTAAGAAACTGACACATGCCACATGACACAATTAGTATCGTAATTTTATACTAGGACGTGATTACATTCCAAAAGTATGCATTTACAAAGTTGGAATATTGATATCATAACTTACATAAACTTCCAATTCTCTGTGCTTATAACACTGGGTAGTTCTCCACTTAACTTGTTGAAACTAAGATCCCTGTCAAAAATCATGAgataaacatatatttataactttgcCCCATAGGACGTCCAGTAATATGCTGTATGCAATGTGAATAAGTCATTCTTGCAGCCTAAGTTTGTATGTACAAGTGAACCAAGCACCATATAAAGAACTAATGGTGGGGAATAATGTATTAACACCGAAAAACATGAAAGCTCAAGTTTTTGAGGAATAAAGCCATTTGCAAATGCTCCTTTCTTCATCCTTAATACCCAATCCAGGTGATCCTCAGCaagttttttgagttttatttaagGTTTTTATAATTCCATTACTTTAACAGAACTAAATTATGCCTCTAGGTGAGAATTCTCCCCAGCCTGCTGGGTAAAAATCTCATTCAGGTATATTTGTAACACAGGCCTAGCTGCAGCTGGGGATTGTCAAAAACTGAAAGGGACAGATGACTCTAGAAAACACAATCGCAACATcagaagaaataataaaaaactaatgaacattattaaaatcttattcAGGACATCAACTGAGACCAGTAGTTCACAGGAAAACTCCATTCAGTAATAAGTTTCCTGCATCAATAgagccttaattttttttcttctttttccttttttgtattTACTGCTTAGCACTTCATCTATGCATTGCATAAATTGAGATCATTAATGACTTTACtgagataaattgatatcaTTAAACTAAAGTCACATTGAGATCATTATTAAAGATAAGTGAAAACTGACAAATATTCAGTGAAATTACAgtggcatatatattatatatatatatatatatatgaaactaaTATTGCTGAGCCCATAGTCATTATATTCAAAGGCATTACTTGATTTATTACTCAATTCTATACaaatttcaaaggaaaaatatgaatatggtaaaaatactaaacaaaagttaaaaaagataaacactGTTGTGTCCTTACAGAATCCGCAGAGAATTCATAGTACTCCACATGTAGGGAGGAATTTCACCAGAGATATTACAGTTCCtcataattctaaaagaaaaaaaagggaccAATTCATGTATGATAATCAGATAGTAGTTAAATATAAGGATTCATGataattacaaaaatcattCGACATACATTCTCGTAAGGCCTGTCATGTTTGTCAGATCTGGAAAAGCCTGAATTGTCCCACTTATATCAGTAATCCTCCTGTATTTAAAGCTAAGGTCAGGAACAATGCTCCGAGTACAATCAGTATAACTAACAAAGAAATACGAATACGTGTATCATTTAACAGAGTGATCAAGAATATCTTCACTCACAAATCTTCTAACTTTTCCAAAACAGAAATAGATGATGGTATGGGTCCTTCAAGTCCACCAGCAATCATTTCTCTGCATTGATTGGGGAAGAAACAATCGCGAAAAATTAACAAGCCCCAGTTACACTACTTGTCTCAAATCCAAGAAATGCATTCAAAATTCTGAAAGCTTAGGAACTTACAGTCTCTCAAGATTTTTCCAGTTCTGAATAAAATCTGGTATCGTTCCGTTTAAGTTGTTATCGTTTATGCGACTGCGATGAGCATTAAAACGTCATTGACCCTACCATATATTAACAAGAGTTCATATGCTTGATGTAATAGAAAAGCTTACAAATCTGTCAAGTTCTTCAGCCCGCCAAGTTCCTGTAGTAAATTTCCACTCAAATTATTCGAGGATAACATCCTGCAAGGACAAATATTACAGACAAATTGACAAATCAACATTCAGAATAAAACAACCAGTATATACGactaagtaataaataaaaaataacaaaataacaaaatgataacAAGGACTCACAAAGTTTCCAAATTAACTAGCTTCCCAAGTTCTGAGGGGACGGTTCCAGAAAATTGATTTGCTTCAAGATTCctgattaaaaaagaaattgtcatTTCGTTTGTAAACAATTTCCCACCACGCAAACTCAAACAGCGTTGTGTTTCGTATATAATGTGTTCAAAGCAGATAAAAGCACAACAATTATAAGCTCTTAAATTCCACAATAATGGGGAAGTAAATAAGCGAATGCACATATCTTATGTCGTAAGCGATACCACAACCTGTGCATGCACATATCTTATGTCGTAAGCGATACCACAACCTGTGCTCAACTTCATTTTGCTAGAAAAAACTTGGGATAcccaaagtaaaaataaaaagcttacAAGTATTTGAGACTGCTAAAGTTACCCAATTCCTTTGGTATCGACCCTGACAACCGGTTTCCGAGAAGAGAGCTGCAATATTAATGGTTATCAAGTTTATTCATCAAAGAATTCGAGTATTCTCGACAATTAAATTGATGAAAACGAGAGGTAAATTATATTGCTTACACAAAGTTCATTTGTGTTGAAACCCATTGGATTGGAATTGACCCACTTAGATAGTTGTAAGCCAAATCCCTGTCAATGCAAATATGGGTTtagtttgtattttatttttgagctttcctggaaaagaaagagaaaattttgaagtccATCTTCGAAATATAGCTCACACGTGTTGGAGGTAACCAAGCCGAACCAGCTCAGGAGAAAGTACACCTGGAAGACTGAACCACTTAAGTTCTCTGCAAACAATAAACCAAAATGCACAAACAAGAAGTCATAAACCTAGGATAGAGACGTAGTGCCGCCAGAAGGTTGATCTTAAAATACGGTAGATAAAATTTGGATtcaagaaatttaagaaaagaaaaataaattttatacctTTAAATTATTAAGATCTTGCATTGAtctatatatcaaattatagaaaaaaatgaatattttacaaCATCTTTTAAGATCCCATCGTCGTCCCTTCGTCAAGATTTTGTCATACTACCTACTTTTCATCCATTATGACCGCCAAAATTAATACTTTACATATTTCTATCTGAGAACAGAACTTGTTTCAAATGTTTAGGGTGTAATCGTACGCCCAAAATGTTTACATTGTCCAATGTTACAATGTTTCCTAATGTATGAGCTAGAGCTAGGGTACCTCGCAAGTGCATACAATTACGATAACATACATGTGTACGATGTGGCGGGTATTGTTCTCGAATTGGCAATTGCAACTAACTTTCTTCTCGGAAGGCTCGGCGGCGGACCCGACATAACCGTTTCGACTTGGCAAGTATTGGCATTAAACTTCCAATCAGTAGCCCCCATTGTCTCTGCAATTTGCTGGAGAGCATCGACTGCAATAATACAAACATATCACAATCTAAGTAAACATCACATGAATGCATGTTGAATAGATaaggagaaataatatttgcagttttaGGTTGTGGAAATTTTACctattctctttgaaaaaatagataggTCTAAGACtgaaatatcatttttgtaaccGTAGACCTTGATAAAGTAAAGAAATAACAGAGTGTTTGTAGGCTCAACTCACTACATGTGCAGAGGATATATTATTAGATATAGAGAATCAAGTCACAGAGTTTGTATATTATACAAATACATTATCTAGTGATTGAACTATAGGTAAACGCTATGTCTCTAGATCTTCAATCTTATCCTCGGCTTGCTTGTGTTTATCGTTTACACGCCCCCTCAAACTGAATTGTGGATCTACCACATGAAGCTTGTCTTTTAAAAAGACAAATCGTGTTGAGCCAAGTGGTTTGCGAGCTAATCCTTACTTGATAGAAAACAGACAGTTAGACTTCCTTGTGATACTCGTTCCTATACAAAATGGAAATCAAATTCCATGTACTTTGTACAAGCATGAAAAACTGGATTAGCTGTGAGATAAATAGCCCCTACATTGTCACACCAAAGAATTGGAGGATGATGTAGAAAGATTCTGAGTTCCTTCAATAGTGATTGTATCCAGAGCAACTCTGTTGTGGCATTAGCAATGGCTCAATACTCTGACTTTGTACTCGATTTGGCAACAGTTGATTTCTTTTTCGAGCTCCATGAGATGAGACTGTCACCATAAAATACACCATAGCCACTTGTCGATCGTCTATCCTCAGAAGAGACAGCCCAATTGGCATTTGAGTATGCAGCCATCTGAGTATAccttaaaattcatttttcgaCCGTCTAGTGGGGCTTGGTTGGACAGTGCATGAACTGACACACCTTGTTGATAGCAAAGCTTATATTTGGTCTTGTTAAGGAGGGCTATTGTAAAGCTCCCATAGTGTTGCGATACAGGTGCTCATCTTCAACTGGATTGCCATCATGTAGAGAAAGCGAATGAGTAGTTGACATGGGTGAAGAAACAAGCTTGGCATCGAGCATGTTTGTTCGCTTGAAAAGGTTGAGGAAGAATGGAATGAAGCTAGCTTCAATACCCACAAAAAAGTGCAACCGGCCCATATCTTTAATTGCAAAGTCTAGACCAAGAGATGTCATTAGAGAGATCAGAACATGATCATTAGAGCTGGTGATCactatgtcatcaacatagacaaaGAAATAAATTGTGGCCGAGGTATCCTTGTATACAAATAAAGATGTGTCAGCTTTAGAGTTTGTAAAGCCAAGGGAGAGAAGCTTGTCACTTAGTCTTGAATACCAAGCTTGTGGAGCTTATTTTAGATCGTTGATGGCTTTGTGAAGCTTGCATACATGGTTCGGCTTCTGATG
This window harbors:
- the LOC121264574 gene encoding uncharacterized protein LOC121264574, with protein sequence MLMIKHIVDEVLAFLSVVVGLMMISCLLGTNILASATVPRDEVDALQQIAETMGATDWKFNANTCQVETVMSGPPPSLPRRKLVAIANSRTIPATSYTCMLS